The Candidatus Hydrogenedentota bacterium DNA segment TGCCAAAATAGCGAGCAGCATAAGCACCAACACCAGCTCAATAAGTGTAAATCCTTTATGTGACTTTTTTTTCTTCATAAATCATAGTTCGCAATGTCGTCGTCCGTGCCGAGGAGTCCGTCTTTACCCATGCTGATGAGGTCAAAGTCAACACCACGTTCAGGAGGGCATCGATAGATATACTCCTTTCCCCAAGGATCAATGATACGTCTACGCGTGTAAGGGCCATCCCAGCTATCCTGATTTTCGAGACCGCCGGGCGCACGATATAAGGCTTCGAGTCCTTCTTCCGTCGTTGGGAATCGGCCAACATCAATGTTGAAGTGATCGAGCATGGTCGTAACACTTTCGATTTCCGCCACGGCTGCTCGTGTTCGGGCACGATCCGGATTCCGCGCCACCCGGGGCACAGCGATGGCAGCCAACACACCAATAATCAACACCACAAGCATGAGTTCAATCAGCGTAAAGCCTGCCTGCCTACATTGCTTTTTGGTCATAGCAGCATTTCCTCCAAATTGAAAATGGGCAGCAACATGGCAATGACCACACTGCCTACCAACAAGCCTACAATTAAAATTAATAAGGGTTCCATCAAGGTCAGGGCAGCCTTGATACGACGTGAACATTCCGCTGTGGCATCATCGGCTATCTCCATTAATGTTTGGTCTAAGCGGCCGCTCCGTTCCGCTGTGAGCGTCAAACTGACCACCGATTCGGTAAATAGCTGTGATTTTCGCATCTCTTCGCTCAGTGCGCTTCCGGCTCGTACTTGTTCCATGGAAGCATTCATTACCCTTTTGTATTCGGCATTTTGCATCGTCTTTATGGCTACTTCCAAGGCGGGCATCATCGGCAATCCCGCCTCAAGCTGGGCACCCAAGCTGCGGGAGAACTGAGCCGTCTCAATGTCGCGCACCACAGAGGCGACAAAAGGAACGGCTAAGATGAGTCGATCCAAAAAACTGCGCACAGATTCCTGTTTTGATAAAGAGCGCAGTGATACGGCGCCAACAGCGGCGATTAAGAGCAGGAGCCACCACCATTTTTGTGCACTATCACTTATCCATACCAAGATCAAGGTAGCGGTGGGCAAGGAACCGCCCATTTGCTCGAATACTACCGTGAACCGGGGCAACACAAAAGCCGAAAAAATGAATACGGTCGCCAAACCCACCACGGCTACGGAACAAGGATACATCAAGGATTGAAACAATTGCGTGCGATTTTCATAGTCCGCCTCAATTAAATGGGCCAGACGGTCAAAGGCACTATCCAGCGATCCCGCAGATTCGCCTGCTTGGACAACGCTCACGTATAAAGGCGAGAAGACTCGCGGATGGGCGGCAAAGGCGGACCATAAGCTTTCTCCGCGGCGCACACGATCGAAGACATCATCAAGCGTATCGTGTAGTGCCGGCATCTGGTTTCGGATAGCGCTCAATGCTTCAACCAACGGGAGACCTGCATGGAGCAAACGCGATGCTTGACGGTTAAAATTGATGAGCGTCTTGGGAGATACGCGATTACGGAAGATAGAAAAAGCCTCTGATCTCGGCGTTGTCTTAACGGGTTTCAGTTCGAGAATGTGCCAGTCTTGCGCAAAGAGAGCATCCACAGCCGCATCCTGTGACTCGGCGGACAGCGTCCCGGATTTCGATTCTCCGGTCTTGGTCCTGCATGTGTATGCAAACTCTTTCATCGGCGCATTCTCCGTTTTTATATCCGCTATAGACCATGTATCACCCTTTACAGGCGTATAAGAACAATCGTATCGTACCTGAGGGTGTACATGAGCTCTTATTCTTGGGTTACACGGGCAATTTCCTCCAAACTGGTATATCCGGACAGGGCTTTAGTCAAGCCATCCCTGCGCAGTGATATCATTCCTTTTGATGTGACTGCTTTACGCAGGAGGTTGGCAGGTGCACCGTCCATAATCAATTGACGAATATCTTCGTCTAGGGCGAAGGCCTCCGATATGGCCATACGACCGCGGTAACCGGAATTACGGCATTGTCTGCACCCTTCGCCGCGATAAAACACATGATCAGCGGACAGCTCGCCCATACCTTCAAACAACATCAGTTCTTGAGCCGTCGGCGGCGCACTCTTCTTGCAGTCGGGACAGATTTGCCGCACTAAACGTTGTGCTATGACGCATTCCACGGAAGAGCAGAGCAGGTAAGAATCGATACCTAAGTCCTGCAAGCGCGTGATACTGCCCGGTGCGTCATTGGTATGAAGCGTAGAAAATACCAGATGTCCCGTCAATGATGCGCGCATCGCTAATTCTGCGGTCTCAAGATCCCGTATCTCACCCACCAAGATAACATCGGGATCATGGCGCAGGATAGAACGCAGTCCGGACGCGAAACTAAAGCCTATTTGCGGTTTAACCTGCATTTGACAGATGCCGTCAAGTTCATATTCAACCGGATCTTCCACAGTAATAATCTTGCGTACAGTCTCATTGATGCGATCTAAGGCGGCATAGAGCGTTGTAGTTTTGCCGCTGCCTGTTGGACCGGTCACCAAAATGATCCCATGGGTCTTACGTGTTTGCGCTTCAAGCAAATCACGATCGTGTGCCGTGAAACCGAGTTCTTCAAGGGTCAATAGGGCACGACGCGCCTGAAGGATACGTATATTTACACTTTCTCCATGCTGAATGGGAACAATGGAGATACGCAGATCCACCTCGTCATCACCGATACGAATCGGAATGCGCCCGTCTTGGGGTAACCGCGTTTCCGCGATATTGAGACCGGACATAATTTTGATACGCGAAACGATCTCGCGGTGAAAATGAAACAGCACCGCGGGCGACGCCAATTCGTACAGTATCCCGTCCACACGAATGCGTACCCGACAAAAATTAGCAAAAGGTTCAATGTGGATATCCGTCGCACGATCTTGATAAGCCTCGAAAAGTATCTGGTTGACAAATTTGATGATCGTTGGTGGTAAGGCGGTCGTACTGACGTCTTCGGCTGCCTCCTCGGAAATCAGAAGCGCTTCGTTGCGTGACGCACTCAGCTGCTCAATCGTATCAGCGCCAACACCATAGTATTTCTTTTGGGCAGCTGTAATTTCTTCCGTTGTATAAGGTTCGAGGCGTACCGGCATCCCAAGCAAACGGCTGAGATCATCACAGATCGATAAATCGGTGCGGGATGAGGCAATCCTGCAACAACCATCATGGACTCCCAAAGGCATAATCTCATAATGATGCGCCACACGCGCACTCACCAAGGCTATGACAGAAATATCATCAACGGATATCATGGCGCCCTTTCGAACTTGCCGGAATAAAATGCACGGTTGCCAAATCGGTAATACAAGTATATGATAACAGATTATTGTCCCTTCTTACTTTTTGTCGGCTGAGAGCGCCGCCGATTTCAATGGCCTGTGCCGAAACTTCAATCCCAAACGGCGCGTAAAGAGTCACAGTTTCTTCTTTTGCTTCCAATGAGGGCTGACTGTTTCGGCTCAATAAAAAGACGAGGATACCCCGGTCGCCGCAGAGCAGCGTGCGCACATGCATGCGCGACGGCGCAGCCGCCGTCAGATCCACGGGCTCTGAAATCGCAAGTAAAGGCTCTAAGGGCGCTATTTCTTCTTGTAGGCGTATATAATTGCGGCCAACGTCTCCATCAGGATCATCGTGATAAAGGCGTTGGAATTCGAGACCACGGCTGCCCCCGGCCAATAAACTATAGATCATGGCGCGCAGTTTGGGAAAGCTATAAGCGGGGCGATGTGGATAGTGTATGTCCTCAGGAAATATCCATGAAAAGAAGATGCCCGGTGCGCTCCATTCTTTTGTGTGTGCGGCACTGTTGAGTAATGTGCCGATATAGTCGCCGTCACGGCAAGCATCGGAAAAAGTCAATTGGGGTTCAATGTGGTTTTGTTCTGCAAGTGGCGCAAAGAAAAAAGGCCCCCCCACGGCAAGATCCAGATTGCAGAACTTGATGGTACGCAGTTCACCCCAGTGGTCTGTTGCGTTTATAATCGTCTTCTCCACAGCCTGACCCCATGCATCTTCACAGTGGGTTAAACAAGTACCCACCATTCGATGCGTACCCAACAGACTAACACCGGCATGTATTGCGGTGTGTCGCCTATGAAACAAACGCGCAAAAAGGCGCGTCTCTGCGCCTGCCTCTGAGACAAGGCGCACCGGGATGAGCGGAACTTCCTCTTTTGTATTTCGGAAATTGTCTGTTTGCCCAATGACAAGCACGGTACGGGCTTGGGGCACTTCAACGCATTTTAATCTTTCAAGGGCAGTGTCGCCAAGATCACAGCCGACAATAACAGGCAACGCGTCATGGCTGCTCTTCAAGTATAAATAGACCGAACCGTCGTCGTCGCGAACCGCATAGTCCGCTGTTATGGATGAAACCGCGTCACGAAGCCTAAATTCCTGTCTGTTTATATGCAGCACCTGATCTGAAAAGGGAGTTGGAATCTCAGGATTAAGGGCATCGCCGGGCGCCACGGCCATAAACCAAGATATCAATGTTGCTGCACCGGGCGGAACACGCCGCGGTTCAACGGTCATCCAAAAAGGAGATAGAACGTGTCCGTCTGTACGTGTTAGCCACACCTTCTCCAAACTTAGCGTGTCATTACCACGGTTACGCAGTACAACCCGTCCAACATGCGCCGGTTGCGTATAGGCTGCCCACAGATCAAAGCTTGAATCTTCCGTCCAAGCTTTGCCGTGAGCAAAAACCACTCCCAATACAAATAATATGTTGGGGATATGCACACGCAATGGAACCGGTGTTTTCATGTTACCTTCTTTAAACGCTATAAAATCTCATGCCTTTCTAATAGTGTGTTTACCGACTACTGCCTTAAACGACGATGTCATAGGCTTCAGAATGCTTAAAATTATGAGGACTTAATACGCATCAAAGGAACTTTCAAGA contains these protein-coding regions:
- the gspG gene encoding type II secretion system major pseudopilin GspG; this encodes MTKKQCRQAGFTLIELMLVVLIIGVLAAIAVPRVARNPDRARTRAAVAEIESVTTMLDHFNIDVGRFPTTEEGLEALYRAPGGLENQDSWDGPYTRRRIIDPWGKEYIYRCPPERGVDFDLISMGKDGLLGTDDDIANYDL
- a CDS encoding type II secretion system F family protein produces the protein MKEFAYTCRTKTGESKSGTLSAESQDAAVDALFAQDWHILELKPVKTTPRSEAFSIFRNRVSPKTLINFNRQASRLLHAGLPLVEALSAIRNQMPALHDTLDDVFDRVRRGESLWSAFAAHPRVFSPLYVSVVQAGESAGSLDSAFDRLAHLIEADYENRTQLFQSLMYPCSVAVVGLATVFIFSAFVLPRFTVVFEQMGGSLPTATLILVWISDSAQKWWWLLLLIAAVGAVSLRSLSKQESVRSFLDRLILAVPFVASVVRDIETAQFSRSLGAQLEAGLPMMPALEVAIKTMQNAEYKRVMNASMEQVRAGSALSEEMRKSQLFTESVVSLTLTAERSGRLDQTLMEIADDATAECSRRIKAALTLMEPLLILIVGLLVGSVVIAMLLPIFNLEEMLL
- a CDS encoding type II/IV secretion system protein, with the protein product MISVDDISVIALVSARVAHHYEIMPLGVHDGCCRIASSRTDLSICDDLSRLLGMPVRLEPYTTEEITAAQKKYYGVGADTIEQLSASRNEALLISEEAAEDVSTTALPPTIIKFVNQILFEAYQDRATDIHIEPFANFCRVRIRVDGILYELASPAVLFHFHREIVSRIKIMSGLNIAETRLPQDGRIPIRIGDDEVDLRISIVPIQHGESVNIRILQARRALLTLEELGFTAHDRDLLEAQTRKTHGIILVTGPTGSGKTTTLYAALDRINETVRKIITVEDPVEYELDGICQMQVKPQIGFSFASGLRSILRHDPDVILVGEIRDLETAELAMRASLTGHLVFSTLHTNDAPGSITRLQDLGIDSYLLCSSVECVIAQRLVRQICPDCKKSAPPTAQELMLFEGMGELSADHVFYRGEGCRQCRNSGYRGRMAISEAFALDEDIRQLIMDGAPANLLRKAVTSKGMISLRRDGLTKALSGYTSLEEIARVTQE